A region from the Brassica napus cultivar Da-Ae unplaced genomic scaffold, Da-Ae ScsIHWf_1388;HRSCAF=1968, whole genome shotgun sequence genome encodes:
- the LOC106379009 gene encoding uncharacterized protein LOC106379009, with the protein MGLDVKVKRDFMKVSVERVRRFVKGVHKSKGVDVLKHVMAIAREHKKWRVWVCRTKCDKVCFSAEECRTHLEEKHAANMEKDVVMRIGINWAYKIQHGRWEPVDTVAAVEMIKTQLEDVEAFTTKSRKKGWSDQWPLATADEGRSDLLKEVKLLLVSLCEHQILSCSIRDWVMSFPVKHLKKLEVSEESLKDCRIVETPQSICFLEREELKQIRGFLKKIKCERHDGTDLVGRAVDSLLDRIRIKESIEFNEKFSLLLLDKILLKSNNALSDDDDYEGKIKLIKDPDVHYAKAQAQGDDIISWLGDHSSVDKSFPVPIREHNLVIWVAVLRALQYTCKTLGTKYAKKEHVLEYEAALLVVENLCDERRKTVQENQWNSYASLLCDRFEDRVHENPLTAKLFLCAVRDVFEGGLHLTFDIADLEDCMNLIRERSKSLSNDKVLKSIELLKSMVTEKVLRIDAKILLTDNSRIRLLDKLTRLSAYDNRSYMLYFLKPFLLNEIVIMKSKVKSDAAEADLLLKEGKKSLKEENKSQAKKTRKDKNIKINSTSVVTPVDKTVEHESSVKLEPEEHSKEPERGGLETSSNTDIQVEATAVDCDDMQLEPALEGAAARYNSALDMTLKNEIVNMEFNAKSDAAEADLHGQQITSTISVVELKPSVDLQPAKTMEEDSMETKDTLGSEKGPLETSSNNDIQEEANKVNSGDMQNMPGEDSVSGNLESALGGAATRYNSALDMTLKALVNVNVLKEQVVKYNKQPVPDNLGEQVLCALQSLFTSVVSEEIKTEGAYTLILRDLLVSLEEVDSMSSGAAEVLVTILESWHCWKNSERDSLVDRLFTLEENERMSCRKCGRRPNYPEQSSYGIVVASDSIRNVNCAFGDIKFVDILKVTRMEYKMLCDIKTGGCGTTNFVHHVISRCPPIFIIVLEWEKSETEKEISETTKALEWEIDISRLYEGLEPNTNYRLVSMVGYGDEDEEHICMAYEKNQWVNLRRESLAGEVVGNNWKNVVTFCGERKVRPVILLYEAV; encoded by the exons ATGGGTTTAGATGTTAAGGTCAAGAGAGATTTTATGAAAGTGAGCGTTGAGAGGGTTAGAAGGTTTGTCAAGGGAGTACATAAAAGCAAGGGAGTGGATGTTTTGAAACACGTTATGGCCATTGCCAGGGAACACAAGAAATGGAGAGTCTGGGTGTGTCGAACTAAATGTGATAAGGTGTGCTTTAGTGCTGAAGAATGCAGGACTCATCTTGAAGAGAAACACGCTGCGAATATGGAAAAGGATGTGGTCATGAGGATAGGGATAAACTGGGCTTATAAGATACAGCATGGGAGATGGGAGCCAGTGGATACAGTAGCTGCTGTTGAAATGATCAAAACTCAGCTGGAAGATGTGGAAGCGTTTACAACTAAATCTAGGAAGAAGGGATGGTCAGACCAATGGCCTTTAGCCACTGCAGATGAAGGGCGGAGTGATTTACTCAAGGAAGTCAAGTTACTCCTTGTGTCACTCTGTGAGCATCAGATTCTCTCCTGCAGCATTCGAGACTGGGTGATGAGTTTTCCTGTTAAGCATCTTAAAAAACTCGAAGTTTCAGAAGAGAGTCTTAAAGATTGTCGCATAGTGGAAACACCACAGAGCATATGTTTTCTGGAACGTGAAGAGCTCAAACAAATCCGAGGTTTTCTAAAGAAGATCAAGTGTGAAAGGCATGATGGTACAGATCTGGTTGGCAGAGCAGTGGACAGTCTTTTGGATCGCATTCGTATTAAAGAGAGTATTGAATTTAACGAGAAGTTTTCATTGCTGCTTCTGGATAAAATACTGTTGAAAAGCAATAATGCTCtatctgatgatgatgattatgaaGGGAAAATTAAACTAATCAAGGATCCCGATGTTCACTACGCCAAGGCACAGGCTCAGGGAGATGATATCATATCCTGGTTAggtgaccactcttcagtagaTAAGAGCTTTCCTGTACCTATCAGGGAACACAATCTTGTAATCTGGGTGGCTGTTCTGAGAGCTCTTCAGTACACATGTAAAACACTGGGAACCAAATATGCAAAGAAAGAGCATGTCTTGGAGTACGAAGCAGCTCTTCTTGTCGTGGAGAACTTGTGTGATGAAAGAAGAAAGACTGTTCAGGAAAATCAGTGGAACAGCTATGCATCTCTTCTCTGCGATAGATTCGAAGATAGAGTCCACGAAAATCCCCTCACTGCAAAACTATTCTTGTGTGCAGTACGAGATGTTTTCGAGGGAGGATTGCATCTGACATTTGATATTGCCGACTTAGAAGATTGCATGAATCTTATACGCGAGCGTAGTAAAAGTCTCAGTAATGATAAAGTGTTGAAGTCCATAGAACTTCTGAAATCAATGGTTACCGAAAAG GTTCTGCGGATCGATGCAAAGATATTGCTGACTGATAATTCAAGGATTAGATTGTTGGACAAGCTCACAAGGCTTTCTGCTTATGACAACCGCTCTTATATGCTTTATTTTCTGAAACCTTTCTTGCTG AATGAAATTGTAATTATGAAGTCCAAAGTCAAGTCAGATGCAGCAGAAGCAGATCTTTTACTCAAAGAGGGGAAGAAGTCACTCAAAGAGGAGAATAAGTCACAGGCCAAAAAGACGAGAAAAGATAAAAACATTAAG ATAAATTCAACGAGCGTGGTTACTCCTGTTGATAAGACTGTTGAACA TGAATCTTCTGTCAAACTTGAACCGGAAGAACATTCTAAGGAACCGGAAAGAGGTGGATTGGAAACTTCATCCAACACTGACATTCAAGTGGAAGCTACTGCAGTTGACTGTGACG ATATGCAGTTGGAGCCAGCCCTTGAAGGAGCCGCAGCCAGATACAATTCAGCTCTTGACATGACGCTAAAG AACGAAATTGTAAATATGGAATTCAATGCCAAGTCAGATGCAGCAGAAGCAGATCTTCATGGGCAACAGATAACTTCAACAATAAGTGTCGTTGAACT CAAACCTTCTGTCGATCTTCAACCAGCAAAAACGATGGAAGAAGATTCCATGGAAACAAAAGATACTCTAGGAAGCGAAAAGGGTCCATTGGAAACTTCATCCAACAATGACATTCAAGAGGAAGCTAATAAAGTCAACAGTGGTG ATATGCAAAACATGCCTGGAGAAGATTCAGTCTCTGGAAATTTGGAGTCAGCACTTGGAGGAGCTGCAACTAGATATAACTCAGCTCTTGACATGACGCTAAAG GCCCTCGTGAACGTAAACGTTCTTAAAGAACAAGTTGTAAAGTACAATAAACAACCAGTCCCTGACAACCTAGGAGAACAAGTTCTATGTGCGCTACAAAGTTTATTTACCTCTGTTGTGTCAGAGGAAATAAAAACTGAGGGAGCCTACACTCTCATCTTGAGAGACTTACTCGTGTCCCTAGAAGAAGTTGATTCCATG TCGAGTGGTGCTGCTGAGGTACTTGTAACCATCCTTGAGTCTTGGCATTGCTGGAAAAATTCAGAAAGAGATAGCTTGGTGGATCGGCTTTTCACGTTGGAGGAAAATGAAAGAATGAGTTGTAGAAAATGCGGAAGGAGGCCAAATTATCCAGAGCAGAGTTCTTACGGCATTGTTGTGgcttcagattcaatcagaaaCGTGAAT TGTGCTTTTGGGGATATAAAGTTTGTGGATATCCTTAAGGTTACCCGCATGGAATATAAAATGTTATGTGACATTAAAACTGGAGGTTGTGGAACGACAAACTTTGTTCATCACGTTATAAGTAGATGCCCGCCTATCTTCATAATCG TGTTAGAATGGGAGAAGAGTGAAACTGAAAAGGAAATTTCTGAAACAACAAAAGCTCTGGAGTGGGAGATAGATATCAGCAGGCTGTACGAAGGCTTAGAACCAAACACTAACTACCGTCTTGTGtcaatg GTTGGTTATGGTGACGAAGACGAAGAACACATATGCATGGCTTATGAAAAGAACCAGTGGGTGAATCTCAGACGTGAGTCTTTAGCAGGAGAG GTCGTTGGCAACAACTGGAAGAATGTGGTCACGTTCTGTGGAGAAAGGAAAGTTCGACCAGTGATTCTGCTTTACGAAGCTGTCTGA
- the LOC106379008 gene encoding uncharacterized protein LOC106379008 gives MEYTSAEGEKAKKRYDNAIALVASGDYIKAFEIFDDVISVFPEEHRNSFHIRVQQANIFLLLVDKALSKDVEITYFLGAIGCVSEDVRVTLLRTRLLRTLGMALDSVFYFKKCIRSGKQGLAAAEAKNKTEIERLIKEAELMIDESKTSPTIAHYWPKFSDSEDSQEPRCEDRVGDELRSYWMGLDVKIKRDFMKVSVEKLRSFVKGVHTKVGVDVLKNVLDVAREHKKWRVWVCRTKCDKVCSSAEECRTHLEQKHAAVFKPSSEEDVVMRIGINWAKKIQVGPWEPVRTVAAVEMIKAELEYVKGFTSTSRKKGWSSEWPVAADEERSGLLMEIKLLLVSLCNHQILSCSIRDWVMSFPVKHLRKLGVSEESINDCRLVESPQSICFLGRDELKQIRGFLKKIKCERHDGTDHVGRAVDSLLDRIRIKENIDIDVDAQFSLLLLDKRLLKSNNAPFDDDREIKFIDKPDSHYDEAQVKGDDIISWLGDRSSVDRSFPGPIRKHNLVIWVAVLRALQFTCKTLGTKYAKKKQVLDYEAALTAVENLCMSEDERNSYASLLCDRFEDRVHENPLTAKLFLCAVRDVFEGGLHLTFDIPDLEDCLNLIRERSKSLSNDTVLKSIKLQKSAVTEKVLLIDARILLIDNSRIRLLNNLTSLSAFDNRSYMLYFLKPFLLSDIGCKLKADLLLKEETKSQTKNKTKTKSTKMPKPDAAEADHLFKEDNKSHGKKKKTSTSMSTPVDKLEHKPSVDLEPGGTSQSPKTMEPEDTLTTEKGPLEISSTNDIQEEATKVNTGDMQNMPGENSVSGNLESALGGAATRYNSALDMTLKALMNINVLKEDLKRNKQPFHGNLEEEQVLPALQSLFTAVVSEEIKTEGVYCLILRDLLVSLEQVNSMSSSAAEVLVTILESWHCWKNSERESLVDRLFTLEENERMSCRKCRRMPNYPEQCYYGIVMASDSIRDFKCAFRKMKFVDILKVLRMEYKMLCDIKSGGCGTENFVHHLITKCPPIFIIVLEWEKSETEKEISETTKALEWEIDISRLYEGLEPNTNYRLVSMVGYGDEEREHICMAYEKNRWVNLGRESLAGEVVGNSWKSVVRFCGERKVQPVILFYETA, from the exons ATGGAGTACACTTCCGCGGAAGGTGAAAAGGCCAAGAAACGCTACGACAACGCTATAGCTCTCGTAGCTAGTGGAGATTACATCAAAGCCTTTGAGATATTTGACGATGTCATCTCAGTGTTCCCGGAAGAGCACAGGAACTCATTCCATATTCGTGTACAACAAGCTAACATATTCTTGCTTCTAGTGGACAAAGCCCTGAGCAAGGACGTGGAGATCACCTACTTCTTGGGTGCTATAGGGTGCGTTTCGGAAGACGTGAGGGTCACGCTACTTCGCACACGTCTACTCAGAACATTGGGTATGGCTCTTGACTCGGTGTTCTATTTCAAGAAATGCATCCGCAGTGGTAAACAGGGTTTAGCTGCTGCTGAAGCCAAAAATAAGACAGAGATTGAGCGTTTGATCAAAGAGGCTGAGTTGATGATCGATGAGTCCAAGACTAGTCCGACTATAGCACACTACTGGCCGAAGTTTTCTGATTCAGAGGATAGTCAAGAACCGCGGTGTGAGGATAGAGTTGGTGATGAGTTGAGATCGTATTGGATGGGTTTAGATGTTAAGATCAAGAGAGATTTTATGAAAGTGAGCGTTGAGAAGCTTAGGAGTTTTGTCAAAGGAGTACATACAAAAGTGGGAGTAGATGTTCTGAAAAACGTTCTCGATGTTGCCAGGGAACACAAAAAATGGAGAGTCTGGGTGTGCCGGACTAAATGTGATAAGGTGTGCTCTAGTGCTGAAGAATGCAGGACTCATCTTGAACAGAAACATGCTGCGGTTTTTAAACCTTCTTCGGAAGAGGATGTGGTCATGAGGATAGGGATAAACTGGGCTAAAAAGATACAGGTTGGGCCTTGGGAACCTGTGCGTACAGTAGCTGCGGTTGAAATGATCAAAGCTGAGCTCGAATACGTGAAAGGTTTTACGTCTACATCTAGGAAGAAGGGATGGTCCAGTGAATGGCCTGTTGCTGCGGATGAAGAGCGGAGTGGTTTACTCATGGAAATCAAGTTACTCCTTGTGTCGCTCTGTAACCATCAAATTCTTTCATGTAGTATTCGAGACTGGGTGATGAGTTTTCCGGTTAAGCATCTTAGGAAACTTGGTGTTTCAGAAGAGAGTATTAACGATTGTCGCCTAGTGGAATCACCACAGAGCATCTGTTTTCTGGGACGTGATGAGCTCAAACAAATCCGAGGGTTTCTAAAGAAGATCAAGTGTGAAAGGCATGATGGTACAGATCATGTTGGCAGAGCAGTGGACAGTCTTTTGGATCGCATTCGTATTAAAGAAAACATTGACATCGACGTTGACGCTCAGTTTTCATTGCTGCTTCTGGATAAAAGACTGTTGAAAAGCAATAATGCTCCATTTGATGATGATAGGGAAATCAAATTCATTGATAAACCCGATAGTCACTACGATGAGGCACAGGTTAAGGGAGATGATATCATATCCTGGTTAGGTGACCGTTCTTCAGTAGATAGGAGCTTTCCTGGACCTATCAGGAAACACAATCTTGTAATCTGGGTGGCTGTTCTGAGAGCACTTCAGTTCACATGTAAAACACTGGGAACCAAATATGCAAAGAAAAAGCAGGTCTTGGATTACGAAGCAGCTCTTACTGCCGTGGAGAACTTGTGTATGAGTGAGGATGAAAGGAACAGCTATGCATCTCTTCTCTGCGATAGATTCGAAGATAGAGTCCACGAAAATCCCCTCACTGCAAAACTATTCTTGTGTGCAGTACGAGATGTTTTCGAGGGAGGATTGCATCTGACATTTGATATTCCCGACTTAGAAGATTGCCTGAATCTTATACGCGAGCGTAGTAAAAGTCTCAGCAATGATACAGTGTTGAAGTCCATAAAACTTCAGAAATCGGCGGTCACCGAAAAG GTTCTGCTAATCGATGCAAGGATACTACTGATTGATAACTCAAGGATTAGATTGCTAAACAACCTCACAAGCCTCTCTGCTTTTGACAACCGCTCTTATATGCTTTATTTTCTGAAACCTTTCTTGCTG AGTGACATTGGATGCAAACTAAAAGCAGATCTTTTACTCAAAGAGGAGACGAAGTCACAGACAAAAAATAAGACGAAAACTAAAAGCACTAAG ATGCCAAAGCCAGATGCAGCAGAAGCAGATCATTTATTCAAAGAAGATAATAAGTCACatggaaaaaagaagaaaacttcAACGAGCATGTCCACTCCCGTTGATAAGCTTGAACA CAAACCTTCTGTCGACCTTGAACCGGGAGGCACATCTCAATCACCAAAAACGATGGAACCAGAAGATACTCTTACAACTGAAAAGGGTCCATTGGAGATTTCATCCACCAATGACATTCAAGAGGAAGCTACTAAAGTTAACACTGGTG ATATGCAAAACATGCCTGGAGAAAATTCAGTCTCTGGAAATTTGGAGTCGGCACTTGGAGGAGCTGCAACAAGATACAATTCAGCTCTTGACATGACTCTAAAG GCACTTATGAACATAAACGTTCTTAAAGAAGATCTAAAGCGCAATAAGCAACCATTTCATGGCAACctagaagaagaacaagttcttCCTGCGCTACAAAGTTTATTCACTGCTGTTGTGTCAGAGGAAATAAAAACTGAGGGAGTCTACTGTCTCATCTTGAGAGACTTACTCGTGTCCCTAGAACAAGTTAATTCCATG TCGAGTAGTGCTGCTGAGGTACTTGTAACCATCCTTGAGTCTTGGCATTGCTGGAAAAATTCAGAAAGAGAAAGCTTGGTGGATAGGCTTTTTACGTTGGAGGAAAATGAAAGAATGAGCTGTAGAAAATGCAGAAGGATGCCAAATTATCCAGAGCAATGTTATTATGGAATTGTTATGGCTTCAGATTCAATCCGAGACTTTAAG TGTGCTTTTAGGAAAATGAAGTTTGTGGATATCCTCAAGGTGTTGCGCATGGAATACAAAATGTTATGTGACATTAAAAGTGGAGGCTGTGGAACGGAAAACTTTGTTCATCACCTTATCACTAAATGCCCGCCTATCTTCATAATCG TGTTAGAATGGGAGAAGAGTGAAACTGAAAAGGAGATATCTGAAACGACTAAGGCTCTAGAGTGGGAGATAGATATCAGCAGGCTGTACGAAGGCTTAGAACCAAACACTAACTACCGGCTTGTGTCTATg GTTGGATATGGCGACGAAGAAAGAGAACACATATGCATGGCTTATGAAAAGAACCGGTGGGTCAATCTCGGACGTGAGTCTTTAGCAGGAGAG GTTGTTGGCAACAGCTGGAAGAGTGTGGTCAGATTCTGTGGAGAAAGGAAGGTTCAGCCAgtgattttgttttatgaaaCTGCCTGA
- the LOC106382756 gene encoding paternally-expressed gene 3 protein isoform X1, whose protein sequence is MAETMEAEMDFSDGEQTNRASLVALYGNSSVVEQHLPGYIFMCNGRTKPDCFRYRVFGIPRGGKGVVERIKPGMKLFLYDFEKRLLYGVYEASVGGKMDIEPDAFDKMYPAQVGFRIVENCYPLPESTFKSAIYENYKGGKFNQELAPHQVMSLLSLFRSFAAPQLDALPHRFASGASASSRELSFEERFIAATQLKKASSVLDPLSARSHLLNHSYSRQDGGYTTPGRERGYLSNLDQPYSPAESQQQRLIGDPSRSSIQDPQLKYLTILSNIRRYGSAPEPLSSENEYHPEAPSEKDQFAAPYSDKKYYLSTLPGNEHLSASAANGSVYRSELYASASQNEREASQQHENLAGTYYHPEASTVPNTTASMQAVNAATAGYPTPAHGEVPQVANDYAYKPQTVTGNYTTTHSQPGSVGESTESYAGAVSYPPQQHSQLYAGGPGYTQQPHETAYAHQPYSAATAYAQQNHAASTGYAQQPHGATTGYAQQPQDAAAGYAQQPHAATTGYAQQSYDAATGYAQQLQDVATGYGQQPHAAATGYAQQPYAATTGYAQQPQDAAAGYAQQPYGQAVGYTTQYGAQAVGYTPQYSAQAGAYSQQAVAQGSVPGAPRTTDWNAASQAYAATGDWNAVNQSYYHHTADTTTTYNQTS, encoded by the exons ATGGCAGAGACTATGGAGGCGGAGATGGACTTCTCAGACGGTGAACAAACCAACAGAGCTTCTCTCGTGGCTCTCTACGGCAACTCATCCGTTGTTGAACAGCACCTCCCTGGCTACATCTTCATGTGTAACGGCAGAACCAAACCGGATTGCTTCCGTTACCGAGTCTTCGGGATCCCGAGAGGTGGGAAAGGAGTTGTCGAGCGGATCAAACCGGGGATGAAGCTGTTTCTGTACGACTTTGAGAAGAGGCTACTCTATGGTGTGTATGAGGCTAGTGTTGGTGGGAAGATGGATATTGAGCCTGATGCTTTTGATAAGATGTATCCTGCTCAG gTTGGGTTTAGGATTGTTGAGAATTGTTATCCTCTGCCGGAGAGTACTTTTAAGTCTGCTATCTATGAGAATTACAAAGGGGGAAAGTTTAATCAAGAGCTTGCTCCTCACCAA GTGATGTCTTTGTTATCATTGTTTCGTTCATTTGCTGCTCCACAACTGGATGCATTACCTCATAGGTTCGCTTCTGGAGCCTCAGCATCATCCAGGGAGCTATCTTTCGAGGAACGGTTCATTGCCGCTACACAACTTAAGAAAGCTTCGTCAGTTTTAGATCCTTTGTCTGCTCGCTCACATCTGCTTAATCATAGTTACTCCAGACAAGATGGCGGCTACACAACCCCAGGGAGAGAAAGAGGATATCTCTCAAACTTGGATCAGCCTTATTCTCCTGCAGAAAGTCAGCAGCAACGGTTGATAGGAGACCCTTCACGCTCATCTATACAAGACCCTCAGCTCAAATACCTTACCATTTTATCTAATATCCGGAG ATATGGAAGTGCACCAGAGCCCTTGTCCTCGGAAAATGAATATCATCCGGAAGCACCATCGGAGAAGGATCAATTTGCTGCACCTTATTCTGATAAGAAGTATTACCTTTCGACATTACCTGGGAATGAGCACTTGTCTGCGTCTGCAGCTAACGGGAGTGTTTATAGAAGCGAGCTCTATGCTTCAGCATCACAAAACGAAAGGGAAGCTAGTCAGCAGCATGAGAACCTTGCTGGGACTTATTATCACCCAGAAGCATCTACAGTTCCAAATACCACTGCGTCCATGCAGGCAGTTAATGCTGCAACAGCGGGCTATCCTACACCGGCTCATGGTGAAGTCCCACAAGTAGCAAATGATTACGCATACAAACCTCAAACGGTAACTGGTAACTATACCACCACTCATTCACAGCCTGGGAGTGTGGGAGAAAGTACAGAATCATATGCTGGAGCAGTTAGTTATCCACCACAGCAACATAGTCAACTCTATGCTGGTGGACCTGGATATACTCAACAACCCCATGAAACTGCGTACGCTCATCAACCCTATTCTGCAGCAACTGCGTACGCTCAGCAAAACCATGCTGCTTCAACTGGATACGCTCAGCAACCCCATGGTGCAACAACTGGATACGCTCAGCAACCCCAAGATGCAGCTGCTGGATACGCTCAACAACCCCATGCTGCAACAACTGGATACGCTCAGCAATCCTATGATGCAGCAACTGGATACGCTCAACAACTCCAAGATGTAGCAACTGGATACGGTCAGCAACCCCATGCTGCAGCAACTGGATACGCTCAGCAACCCTATGCTGCAACAACTGGATACGCTCAGCAACCCCAAGATGCAGCAGCTGGGTACGCTCAACAACCGTATGGTCAAGCTGTTGGATACACAACGCAATATGGTGCCCAGGCTGTTGGATACACGCCTCAATACAGTGCTCAAGCTGGTGCATACAGTCAACAAGCTGTGGCGCAAGGTTCTGTGCCAGGGGCTCCCAGGACAACTGATTGGAATGCTGCAAGCCAGGCATATGCTGCAACAGGAGACTGGAATGCGGTGAATCAGTCTTACTACCATCACACAGCGGATACAACCACAACCTATAATCAAACATCTTAA
- the LOC106382756 gene encoding paternally-expressed gene 3 protein isoform X2: protein MEAEMDFSDGEQTNRASLVALYGNSSVVEQHLPGYIFMCNGRTKPDCFRYRVFGIPRGGKGVVERIKPGMKLFLYDFEKRLLYGVYEASVGGKMDIEPDAFDKMYPAQVGFRIVENCYPLPESTFKSAIYENYKGGKFNQELAPHQVMSLLSLFRSFAAPQLDALPHRFASGASASSRELSFEERFIAATQLKKASSVLDPLSARSHLLNHSYSRQDGGYTTPGRERGYLSNLDQPYSPAESQQQRLIGDPSRSSIQDPQLKYLTILSNIRRYGSAPEPLSSENEYHPEAPSEKDQFAAPYSDKKYYLSTLPGNEHLSASAANGSVYRSELYASASQNEREASQQHENLAGTYYHPEASTVPNTTASMQAVNAATAGYPTPAHGEVPQVANDYAYKPQTVTGNYTTTHSQPGSVGESTESYAGAVSYPPQQHSQLYAGGPGYTQQPHETAYAHQPYSAATAYAQQNHAASTGYAQQPHGATTGYAQQPQDAAAGYAQQPHAATTGYAQQSYDAATGYAQQLQDVATGYGQQPHAAATGYAQQPYAATTGYAQQPQDAAAGYAQQPYGQAVGYTTQYGAQAVGYTPQYSAQAGAYSQQAVAQGSVPGAPRTTDWNAASQAYAATGDWNAVNQSYYHHTADTTTTYNQTS from the exons ATGGAGGCGGAGATGGACTTCTCAGACGGTGAACAAACCAACAGAGCTTCTCTCGTGGCTCTCTACGGCAACTCATCCGTTGTTGAACAGCACCTCCCTGGCTACATCTTCATGTGTAACGGCAGAACCAAACCGGATTGCTTCCGTTACCGAGTCTTCGGGATCCCGAGAGGTGGGAAAGGAGTTGTCGAGCGGATCAAACCGGGGATGAAGCTGTTTCTGTACGACTTTGAGAAGAGGCTACTCTATGGTGTGTATGAGGCTAGTGTTGGTGGGAAGATGGATATTGAGCCTGATGCTTTTGATAAGATGTATCCTGCTCAG gTTGGGTTTAGGATTGTTGAGAATTGTTATCCTCTGCCGGAGAGTACTTTTAAGTCTGCTATCTATGAGAATTACAAAGGGGGAAAGTTTAATCAAGAGCTTGCTCCTCACCAA GTGATGTCTTTGTTATCATTGTTTCGTTCATTTGCTGCTCCACAACTGGATGCATTACCTCATAGGTTCGCTTCTGGAGCCTCAGCATCATCCAGGGAGCTATCTTTCGAGGAACGGTTCATTGCCGCTACACAACTTAAGAAAGCTTCGTCAGTTTTAGATCCTTTGTCTGCTCGCTCACATCTGCTTAATCATAGTTACTCCAGACAAGATGGCGGCTACACAACCCCAGGGAGAGAAAGAGGATATCTCTCAAACTTGGATCAGCCTTATTCTCCTGCAGAAAGTCAGCAGCAACGGTTGATAGGAGACCCTTCACGCTCATCTATACAAGACCCTCAGCTCAAATACCTTACCATTTTATCTAATATCCGGAG ATATGGAAGTGCACCAGAGCCCTTGTCCTCGGAAAATGAATATCATCCGGAAGCACCATCGGAGAAGGATCAATTTGCTGCACCTTATTCTGATAAGAAGTATTACCTTTCGACATTACCTGGGAATGAGCACTTGTCTGCGTCTGCAGCTAACGGGAGTGTTTATAGAAGCGAGCTCTATGCTTCAGCATCACAAAACGAAAGGGAAGCTAGTCAGCAGCATGAGAACCTTGCTGGGACTTATTATCACCCAGAAGCATCTACAGTTCCAAATACCACTGCGTCCATGCAGGCAGTTAATGCTGCAACAGCGGGCTATCCTACACCGGCTCATGGTGAAGTCCCACAAGTAGCAAATGATTACGCATACAAACCTCAAACGGTAACTGGTAACTATACCACCACTCATTCACAGCCTGGGAGTGTGGGAGAAAGTACAGAATCATATGCTGGAGCAGTTAGTTATCCACCACAGCAACATAGTCAACTCTATGCTGGTGGACCTGGATATACTCAACAACCCCATGAAACTGCGTACGCTCATCAACCCTATTCTGCAGCAACTGCGTACGCTCAGCAAAACCATGCTGCTTCAACTGGATACGCTCAGCAACCCCATGGTGCAACAACTGGATACGCTCAGCAACCCCAAGATGCAGCTGCTGGATACGCTCAACAACCCCATGCTGCAACAACTGGATACGCTCAGCAATCCTATGATGCAGCAACTGGATACGCTCAACAACTCCAAGATGTAGCAACTGGATACGGTCAGCAACCCCATGCTGCAGCAACTGGATACGCTCAGCAACCCTATGCTGCAACAACTGGATACGCTCAGCAACCCCAAGATGCAGCAGCTGGGTACGCTCAACAACCGTATGGTCAAGCTGTTGGATACACAACGCAATATGGTGCCCAGGCTGTTGGATACACGCCTCAATACAGTGCTCAAGCTGGTGCATACAGTCAACAAGCTGTGGCGCAAGGTTCTGTGCCAGGGGCTCCCAGGACAACTGATTGGAATGCTGCAAGCCAGGCATATGCTGCAACAGGAGACTGGAATGCGGTGAATCAGTCTTACTACCATCACACAGCGGATACAACCACAACCTATAATCAAACATCTTAA